The following are from one region of the Acidobacteriota bacterium genome:
- a CDS encoding response regulator — translation MKQASEILLVDDNMADIYLASEALRMNSASCHVSNVGDGEEALAYLRHEGCHADSVAPDVVILDLRLPKKSGEAVLAELRSDPKLRKIPVVIFSSSRSNHDIVRSYELGANCYLSKPGNLNEFISTVQLIAKFFGGNDADSEGERWSYQKRTYC, via the coding sequence ATGAAGCAGGCGTCGGAAATACTGCTGGTCGATGACAACATGGCGGATATCTACCTGGCGAGCGAAGCGCTGCGGATGAATTCTGCGAGTTGCCACGTATCCAACGTAGGAGATGGTGAGGAAGCGCTTGCCTATCTGCGTCACGAAGGATGCCATGCTGACTCGGTGGCTCCGGACGTGGTGATCCTGGACTTGAGGTTGCCGAAGAAAAGCGGCGAGGCTGTTCTAGCGGAACTCCGGTCGGATCCGAAACTGCGGAAGATTCCGGTCGTAATTTTCAGTTCGTCGCGATCGAACCACGACATCGTACGGAGTTACGAACTCGGAGCCAACTGTTATCTGAGCAAGCCGGGCAATCTCAATGAATTCATTTCGACAGTGCAATTGATTGCGAAATTTTTCGGCGGTAACGACGCGGATTCGGAAGGAGAACGATGGAGCTACCAGAAGCGCACATACTGCTGA
- a CDS encoding response regulator — MELPEAHILLIEDNPGDADLVRLRLTEGQPNLRVECVPRLSDALESLSHGTPSLVLLDLNLPDSRGAETLRKIREKSPDVPVVVLSRQDDEGMASRALHQGVQDYLVKGDISGKQLERAMRHAMERQALLLSLEIASKQQLAFKNQFLSHVSHELRTPLTCIHQYVTLLLDGLAGPMIPEQSDHLKTVLKSVNQLHAMIRDLLEATRAESGSLRVEPRCISIDALIQQAVAMMRPAAHERQVALEIGPDAHIPLVYADPDRVLEILINLLDNAIKFTSAEGKVIVQACVTENDGQSVYVSVTDTGRGISPAAQALIFERLYQDPDSIDCNRKGLGLGLFICKELVRLHDGRIWVTSEPGQGSNFTFTLPLYSLARLLEPVLVYEGNLRTGLMLVRIDLAPLTEPPRGDWREAWQQCLETLRQCVYIDKDLVLPPMGESGAAETFFVVASTDMEHAGIMTMRIRKQLDRVADLKSRGKLTITTVPVERVLADSGQSVEKQVSAVAERVTEMIMLSMAGKHRPGNGVKHFN; from the coding sequence ATGGAGCTACCAGAAGCGCACATACTGCTGATTGAAGACAATCCAGGAGATGCGGATCTGGTGCGCCTTCGGCTCACGGAGGGCCAGCCCAACCTCAGGGTGGAGTGCGTGCCAAGATTGTCGGATGCGCTGGAAAGCCTGAGTCACGGCACGCCGTCGCTCGTGCTGCTGGATCTCAATCTTCCGGACAGCCGGGGTGCGGAGACACTGCGGAAGATCCGGGAAAAATCGCCCGATGTTCCGGTCGTTGTCCTGTCTAGACAAGATGACGAGGGGATGGCTTCGAGGGCGCTGCATCAGGGCGTGCAGGACTACCTGGTGAAGGGCGACATCTCCGGCAAGCAATTGGAACGGGCCATGCGTCATGCCATGGAACGGCAGGCCCTGTTGCTCTCACTGGAAATTGCGAGCAAACAACAGCTCGCGTTCAAGAACCAGTTCCTGTCGCACGTATCGCATGAACTGCGCACACCCCTGACCTGTATCCACCAGTACGTCACGCTCCTGTTGGACGGCTTGGCGGGGCCGATGATTCCAGAGCAATCCGACCACTTAAAGACGGTTTTGAAAAGCGTGAACCAGTTGCACGCGATGATTCGCGATCTGCTGGAGGCGACGCGCGCCGAGAGCGGCTCTTTGCGAGTGGAGCCGCGATGCATATCGATCGACGCACTCATCCAGCAGGCAGTGGCCATGATGCGGCCGGCGGCACACGAGAGGCAGGTGGCACTCGAAATCGGCCCGGATGCTCATATCCCGCTGGTGTACGCCGACCCGGATCGTGTTCTCGAGATTCTGATCAATCTACTCGACAACGCCATCAAGTTCACCAGTGCGGAAGGAAAAGTGATCGTGCAGGCATGCGTGACCGAGAACGATGGTCAGTCGGTTTATGTCTCGGTCACCGATACAGGGCGGGGAATCAGTCCGGCGGCGCAAGCGTTGATTTTCGAACGGCTATATCAGGATCCGGATTCGATTGATTGCAATCGCAAGGGCCTGGGCCTTGGACTCTTTATCTGCAAGGAACTGGTGCGGCTTCACGACGGGCGGATCTGGGTTACGAGCGAGCCGGGGCAAGGCAGCAATTTCACTTTTACCCTGCCGCTGTACTCACTGGCCCGGTTGCTGGAGCCGGTGCTGGTGTACGAGGGCAATCTGCGAACAGGGTTGATGCTGGTGCGCATTGACCTGGCGCCGCTCACCGAACCGCCGCGCGGCGACTGGCGGGAAGCCTGGCAACAATGCCTGGAGACTCTGCGGCAATGCGTGTATATCGACAAGGATCTCGTTCTTCCGCCGATGGGAGAATCGGGAGCGGCCGAGACATTTTTTGTGGTTGCATCCACGGACATGGAACATGCAGGAATCATGACCATGCGCATTCGCAAGCAATTGGATCGGGTTGCCGATCTGAAATCCAGAGGCAAATTGACGATCACCACGGTTCCGGTGGAACGGGTGCTCGCCGATAGCGGCCAATCTGTGGAGAAGCAGGTTAGCGCGGTCGCGGAACGCGTCACGGAAATGATCATGCTGAGCATGGCTGGGAAGCATCGGCCGGGAAACGGCGTCAAACATTTCAACTAG
- a CDS encoding response regulator transcription factor — MRKPKVLIVDDDPDLLKAMRLRLRANNCEVVTCSDGYSVVGAAQKEHPDVIILDLGLPAGDGFVVLERLQLSDSLSGIPVIVLTARDPQGNEARALKAGATAFFQKPVDNEELMNVIRISLPQEGNAPAPMMS, encoded by the coding sequence ATGCGGAAACCGAAGGTTTTGATTGTGGACGATGATCCAGATCTACTCAAGGCGATGCGACTGCGCTTGCGTGCCAACAACTGCGAGGTCGTGACTTGCTCGGACGGGTATTCGGTGGTCGGTGCGGCCCAGAAAGAACATCCGGACGTGATCATTCTCGATCTGGGCTTGCCGGCCGGAGACGGATTCGTGGTCCTCGAGAGACTGCAATTAAGCGATTCGCTGTCTGGAATTCCCGTGATCGTGCTGACGGCGCGCGATCCTCAGGGCAACGAAGCGCGCGCACTCAAGGCTGGAGCGACGGCGTTTTTCCAGAAGCCGGTGGACAACGAGGAGCTGATGAACGTAATCCGCATCAGTCTGCCCCAGGAGGGCAACGCGCCAGCGCCGATGATGTCGTGA